The Candidatus Nanohalococcus occultus genome contains a region encoding:
- a CDS encoding 30S ribosomal protein S17e — protein sequence MGRVRPTYIKRLAKDLVKADPERFTQDFEENKEELKDTEEFESKKLRNRVAGYIVRVKENKPKTPQ from the coding sequence ATGGGACGTGTACGACCAACCTACATCAAGAGACTGGCGAAAGATCTAGTCAAAGCAGACCCAGAAAGATTCACACAAGATTTTGAAGAAAACAAAGAAGAGCTAAAGGATACCGAAGAGTTCGAATCCAAGAAGCTACGTAATCGGGTCGCAGGCTACATCGTCAGAGTAAAAGAGAACAAGCCGAAGACACCGCAGTAA